From Oncorhynchus keta strain PuntledgeMale-10-30-2019 chromosome 25, Oket_V2, whole genome shotgun sequence, one genomic window encodes:
- the LOC118371711 gene encoding izumo sperm-egg fusion protein 1, with protein MEKADRAMSVRLLSVPSLLCLLSLLCCVPAGRPCLQCDRRVRLLHEDYLLAAASATIEDQIELKKILDYAYVTYTTTSNQYSGVIDPTTLYRASTEYQSEFDRFQGSQLTGPLTFEAIQILEKGRKILEKHLQTFVQKGLCPNKCGLLYQRVMNCLSCQYKLHTCPSTTQDCGEYPVEAAEGGQAVLDCFLPWHSLVVGRPDYHYTWAPGTQRTLTEGDFRVLVVTEDSSVVLNQLHVDEEGMYRCLLTDGKGTVLSRTHFLLTVTPSPVPTPRSLLTLPSLPPSYDASPISHPPTDLLLVIIIMVTALSLMISLALAIAFG; from the exons ATGGAAAAGGCAGATAGGGCCATGTCTGTCCGGCTCCTGTCTGTCCCCAGCCTTTTATGTCTCCTGTCCCTGCTGTGCTGTGTCCCTGCGGGGAGACCCTGTCTGCAGTGTGACCGCAGGGTCAGGCTCCTCCATGAAGACTACCTATTGGCTGCTGCCTCTGCCACCATAGAGGACCAGATAGAACTGAAGAAGATTCTAGACTACGCCTACGTCACCTACACAACCACCAGCAACCAGTATAGCGGAGTTATTG ACCCGACCACCCTCTACAGGGCCAGTACAGAATACCAGAGTGAGTTTGACCGTTTCCAGGGAAGCCAactcacag GGCCTCTGACGTTTGAGGCCATTCAAATTCTGGAGAAAGGCAGGAAAATTCTCGAGAAACACCTGCAGACTTTTGTCCAGAAAG GTCTCTGCCCAAACAAATGTG GGTTGCTGTATCAGAGAGTAATGAACTGCCTTTCCTGTCAGTACAAGCTGCACACCTGCCCCTCTACCACTCAGGACTGCGGGG agtATCCAGTGGAGGCAGCAGAGGGAGGACAGGCAGTGTTGGACTGTTTCCTCCCCTGGCATAGTCTAGTTGTGGGCCGGCCAGATTATCACTACACCTGGGCTCCAGGGACGCAAAGGACT CTGACAGAGGGTGATTTCAGAGTGCTGGTGGTTACTGAGGATTCCTCTGTGGTGCTGAACCAGCTGCATGTCGATGAGGAGGGCATGTACCGCTGCCTCCTAACGGATGGCAAAGGAACTGTCCTTTCACGCACACACTTCCTGCTCACTG TCACCCCGTCACCTGTCCCGACTCCCAGATCTCTCCtcaccctgccctccctccctcctagttATGATGCCTCCCCCATTTCTCACCCTCCCACTGACCTCCTGCTGGTCATCATCATCATGGTTACTGCCCTGAGTCTGATGATCAGCCTAGCCCTTGCTATTGCTTTtgggtga